The genomic interval ATTAGTGACGTGACCGCCCTAAGCTGTATGTCTTTGTCCccactgttttctgtttggttcATTGTCCCTGTTTGGATGCTGGTGGGAAGGGCGTGTATAGTGGGGGCAAAGCAGATGTCAGTGAATGAATTGCACCCGGAGGATGAATTGCACCCCGAGGGGAAGGAGAGGGAAAGCTAGTAGAGCCTCTAGACCCTAGAGACCCAAAGAGGCAGGACAGGGATCTTTTTCAAAGAGGAATTAACTTGTCCTTGGCTTCTGAATAATTCTGAGAAACATAGAGATACTAATAATgtggaaacaaaatgaaaaatctcaGCGGATTAGTGCACAGCTGTGGGATTTAGCCATGGACACATATTTGATAGGACCTAAAACTTCAACTAAAGTAGTTTAAGATTTCTGTGGCTGATTTTTCTTGGCTCTGCATTCACTAATGATGATAGTTTACGATCattagtaacacacacacacacaaacatacactctCTTTGTGGGGGAGCTACCCTGTCATCTTGCTGGCAATAAAGCAGTTCCcagttcccccccccccccccattggATCCCAGCTCCACCATTGCTTTCTTCTCAGACAGTGACATGTTTCTTGTACATGAGCTTCAGACTCCACATTGAAGTCAGAATAAATGACACATCACATTGTTTAAGTCATTTAATGAGGAATTGAGTAAATGTTAACTTTACTTAGATTGATATGAGCAGACTGTTTATCAAATGACCCCTGTACTTTATAACTGCATCAAACTAAGTCTTATTTTAAGAATTCTGGCACTTTCTAATAAACCAATCCTTTTCTACAGGATGACCTCTGTTGCTAGGAGGGGAAGGTAGAAAATATTACACAGATGTTTCATCAGTGCCAAACTGAAACGCCAGTGCAATTCTTAGACAATGAGTTTGATCAAATTCTGACATACACTGCAATGgaatttgaataaattaaatattttgtgacTTAGTAAAGTCAAAGCATATTTATGCCCCCTATTTTCTATAGAATCATAATGAAATTAGTTTCCATAATTTGacgttaaataaaaaaaaaaaaagttaattcttTTTTTGAACTGAACCTGAAATTTAGCATTTAACAAACAGCGCATCTCAGAGAATATTTATGTAGACCACCTCCTCACATGTTCCAATAGCGACTGCATATTTATCATTTCAAAATGATCAGTTTCAGCACAGCCTCTGCAATCCACTTCTTATTTTTCAGAGATGAAAACGTGTCAAAACATCTTGCTTAAATGAGTCATTGCAAAACCCTGTCCAGGGAGGATTGCAAAACCCTGGTAAATCTGGATCACTTGTGCTTTATGTGTTACTGCTGGATAGTTCTTTATTCACTTCCCCCCAGATGatattttcaaacaaaacaaactacactGAGCAATATAGTCAGACACAGCCTGGGAATCTTTGTCCACAAACATACAGAATATTTAGCAGGATACTTGCACAGTGAATTTGTACAATATCTTCTAGTGTTCTGCTGTAAACGTTTGAAATTTGTCGTTGTGCTGCATGTTGGCAGCCTCCGATAGTTTGAAGCTTTAATAGTCACACACCCCAGCTATGGAAGCCTTGTGCAAGCCGGTCTTTGGAGAGTTAAAGCTGCCGTAAACACGAGCCCAGTCACCTTTTCTCTTGATGCTCTCTGCCTCCACGTCCTTGGCTCCTGCTAAGCCAGCTCTTCCCGCTCCCTCCTTTGTCTGTGGGTAAAAGTGAgccaagtgtttttctttttcctcatgCTGCTAAGCAACCTGTGGATTCAGAGTGCAGCAAAGGATTGCAATCTTAATCCAAACTCTGGGTTTTGCAGAGTCAGCTATTTGTCTGCAGCGGCGTTGTGCATGTCGACTCCCCAGCTGAGTTAgcacttttttccccacaggtTTTTGAGACATTTACTAAAGGTACCATCTGTCAAATCTTATCACTGAAGAGGTTGGTGCACTGACAGTTCCTTTTGGACAGTAAATGGAACAGTGTAGTTTTATTCCAAGTGTCTGAAAGCATGTGCACGAGcatttggatttggatttgcTGAACAGGGCAGACAAACCTTTTAAGGGAAAGCAGCAAAGGGATTATGACGTGTCCCACAGCTGCTCCCAAAACATGGAGCTACTTCAATGTTACTGAAAGACATCTAGTCCATCAGTGAAGCAGACATTCTGCATTTGCATGGGCCATAAATTtagttgaaattattttaatacaaataaaagacaCTATTTGAGAGCTATTCCTTTTTATCACCTTAGCAGCCAACTAGTGTCAACTGTGTGATGGTAGaatgtgtgtataaaatgtgaTACATGTCCCAAGAGAGGGACAGACACTAGTGAGGCAGGAGAATTGCTGACTCGATCTGCTCTCCAATCATTGTGCCACAGATGGGCGACTCAGTTCTCAAAGACTACGTAAAACTCTAATCTGGTTCCCAATGGGCCACAACATTAGTGTTTAAGatctacatactgtaaatctaaTGTACAATATAGCCTAAGATTATACTTTAGgtaaatgctaaaaatgcaAGTAAAATTCTTCacctttaaatataaaagctgTAATTTAGTTCCATTGAACACTCAATaacaacacagctcaaagggaATATGATGCAGAGATAGGAAATCTTttattacagagaaaaaaaccttttcttccAAAATATAGAAATCTGTACAACTTCCGCACAATCAATTTACATGAACTGTACAAATTTACAGCAGTTCATCACAACATACCCAAGGAAAAGAAACTGAACACAATAAAGATGTACTAACATGAGATCACAAGATAGACAGCTTTTCTTCTTGGGTAAGCTCagatttttttgtctattttctggttttgtacgtaaatagaaaataaaggaaataactgagggaaaaaaacaaaaacaaaacaaaaaacaaaacaaaaacaaaggataCGTCTACACTTACAGATCATGGaaactaagtttttttttttaaaaccaaaacaactttGGTCCTTGCCAACACTCCCATCACAAATGGCTTCACTTACGAAAAGCATTATCCATGTTAAAAGATGAAATACAAAAGGAATACATCTACAAACACCTCAGGATAGCAATTATTGGCACTTCCCGTGTGTAATGTTATGTACTCTACCATTTGTTGTACAGTTACAATACATTCTACAATATGTAAAACACCTCAAATGTGAAAGTGGCAATAATTCAACTAATCGATGACAATAttgatgacaacaacaacaacaaaactgctGTTCCCTTCCAGTTTCATTTCTTAACATGCACAACTTTTCCATACGATTATTTATTGAATGTCCGAGGCCTGAGTTTGGCAATACATTCCAGGAGAGACTTTTTGTGTCTCAAATAAATGTCACATGACTTCAACTTGACATATTTAGTGCATTTTATGTGCTATTTTACCTCCGACTACTCAAAGCACTCACAACAATTCTGTAACCTATAAGCGCACAAGCTGAATGGATTCCATTTAAATGATCAACATTACTGAGGACTTAACCATTTTGGATGGTGATAGTACAGTTGAGAAGGTGTCAAAAGTGATTTGGgtttaattttttcaatttCTGTGGCTCTGAAAACAAGGGCTGTTAAAACTAGGTTAGATCACCAGACTAAAAATCCTCTTAGTGAggatgagagagaaaatgggAATGGTGGGGGGGATGAGAAAATCCGAgagtgaccaaaaaaaaaaaaaaaaaaaaatcgtctAGAGAGAAGGGAGACGAGATGACCATCTCCGCTGGAATTATCAATCTCAAAACATCTGGTTATGTGACATAACAAAATGCTTAAATGGAGCAGTGTGATTCTTATAACGGACGTCCACCATGGAAACCAAAGCTTTGGGGTTCAATCCCAGTGTGCCCCTCTCCATCTGGCCAACATGCAATCACTGCTTTTCACAGATTGCTGAAGGGAGTATcagcagagagagcagagaaagggaGGGGGGAGTTAAGGGGTTGCAGTGCGTCAAAGGCTATAGCTCTTTTACCCATGATCCTCTCAGTCTTAAGGGAGCTTAACCACTCATGGGTCTGGAGAGCGGAGAGCCAGCCTGCCGTGACAGATTTGACCAGTGGCTCAAACCCGACCAACACCTGTAGCCGTTCCCGCATCTGTTCCAGCCTGCTGTTCACCTCTCAGACCCAGAACCAGGAGTGAAGTGGGGGTACGTCAGACAGCCATCACATCCTTTcatgtgcatgtaaacaaagTTGCTACTCAAACTCAGTAATCAAGTGCAGCCCATTCCAgtgagatgaaaacagaaaaccatGGCCTAGTACCCTCAAGTCTTCATCTTTGATCCATGTTTCCTCATCTCTCACTAGCCCCCCTAGTGCAGCTTGAGCACGCCAAGTGCGTGTGCTGGTTTTTATCCATCACTGCTGAGGGAGGGTTGAGGGCTTCTGGTCAGGGTGGGGGATGTTGAATAAGTCCAGAGAGGGGGCTGGAGGGATTTTAGCTGCCCTGGACAAAAAGAGTCTGGCCCTGGCCCCCCCTCTCTCACACCAGCTCCCCATCCCTGCCTTCCTTACCCAGCTCCCCACGGTGATGGATGATGATATGTGTCACATTAAGTCTACCTGCATCCACAGGGGGTCAGCTAGCAGCATGCCAGCTTGCATTTGGCTGAACAGGAGGTCTGAGCTGGGGGGCGATATGTGGCACTTGAGGCACTCTATCCCCTACACCAAGAGGGGTGGGGCAGATTTGAAGCTGCCAAGCTGGAAAGAGGACTCCCCCAATGAGGGTCCAGGCAGCACAATGCACCAGGCTGGCTCACAAAAGCCTGATATTGGTTTAAAAATCATGAATGGCTCATAATTCATGATAATGAGGTCTCTGTAAGGCAGTGCACCTCCAATGCACACTAAAGGATAAGTCTCTGTCTTTTGCAAGGTACTGAAAATagcaaatgttaataaaatagaAGGTTGACAAGGCCTggtgttgttttaaattcaaGTTAAAATTGATCTCTGAACAGTCAGTGCTCCAGACCTCCCTTTGGCCAAAGTCTCACACAGTCATCACTTAGTCCAgactaaccttttttttttttttctatcagcaACCCCAACCACTATGTTTGTGAGTCTGGGGGTGAAAAAAAGCTTAGCTCTGCAACCTGCAAGAGCGAACAGTGCCATATGAACGGACGACAATATGTTTCTAACAGACCACCAAAAACAATCTCCACCTCAATGCAACAGCTCTAAAATGTTCACAaatacagtgttaaaaaaaaagggttatgAAATCCAGAGATAAACACTCCCAATTTAGTCTGACCGAACGTGGAGCTACAGTATGAACAAACAGCTAAAAATGGGGAGGGCACTAAAAATGGTGTGAAAACATGACATTCGAATGGATGGAATGCAGGTGATTTTCCCTAAAAAGTACACATCCCACACAATCTCACGTCAAAGTGCATTCATTATCAATTCTGAAAAGGGCCACATGACAATATTTTGGgtaaaacaaccccccccccccgctacACTTTAAATTTTGGTGATGCAGGAGATGACACGGTGGTGGTGGGAAAAGAGggcaaaataaacaacaaaggaACTTGATTTTGAATTTCAACAACATTCGATAAGttgaaggaggagggaggagatggTTGCCCTGCACTCCCCCAGAAAGCTACAAGTACAGGGGTGACAGTGCAGCGGGACACACTGGTATCCATAGGTAACAGGTGTCACAACACGTACCACTTGCACTTACATATGGGCACTGAAAAGGTTGAGATGAAGGTTTTCTGAACTTTTGTGTTGATAGTagaagggggaggaggagagctTTAGACTGAAAGCCTTTTTCCAGCTCTGGTCCAAAAAAGgaggtttcatttaaaaaaaaaaaaaaaaaaatgctctcaATGGGAGTTTCTTTACCTTGAACTTGATTTGTAAAAGGCTCAGTCTGGAGGCTCCTCACCGCCcaggaaacaaattaaatgggaaaaacagcaaattaaaaaaaaaaaaaaaaaaaaaattcgaCTTTGAAAATCTAGGGGGTTGGTTCCGGTAAAAATGCCTTATGATTTAGGGTTTGGTGCTTCGGCGGTGGTGTGTTGAACATGTACCCATAGTAACCATAAGTCAGAAAAGTGCAAAGTCAATGATAGCCCCTTCAAAGATGAAGCCGATCACCATGTTGTTTATAGTGGAGGGAGTTGGTAGGGGAATGGGAGGGGAGGGTGAAGCCAGTCTCCATGGGGGTTCCTGGTTAGTTGGTTTAGCTGCCCCAACAGTTCCATTTCCACAAAGCCTCTCCTAAAAAACGGAGTGCCGAGATGATCCAATGACACAACAGAACAGATGAAAACGGGGAGAGAGGGTAAAAAATATCAAACCTACAAGGTTTCCATCACCTGGATGATAGGCCACAtcctctgttttttatttaaattttattttgcttttttcactatttcatttcatattctTAGCTTTAAAAAGGCTCACCCTGGTCAATGATCTGACCAGCCTTGGTGTGATCCTGAACAAAAGTAGGCTTGCGTGATGATGTGCCTTTTTAACTGGACACAGTCATCATATTGTAGGCCTTGGAGGGACTGGCTCTGGCCAGCACCATCAGTTCCTCCTTGCAGCTGATGTGACTGTCCACCATGGGGTTCATCGACCCGCTGTTTCCTGAGGGGGAACTGGCGGAGGCGCTTGCCGGCATTACTACGGGGCCGGGTTGGGACTCGTAGAGGACACAGATGGAGCCATCCTCGCCAATACGGTAGGACACTTCGAAGGGGTCCACCCAGAGAGTGAGCTCACTGGGCAGCAGCAGGTAGAGTTGCTGGATGGTCAAGCCAATGCGCTGCCCCGCCTGCCACACCAGTGGGTCCATCTTGTGGTTGATGCGGATGCAGCGATAACCTGAACCCTTGCAGGGCCTGTCTGGAAACCAGTGGTGCTTATATTGctctgcagagacacagaaaagagaagGGTGGAGAAACAGGTTAGCTTTGCAGTCATTGCCATCAGATTGATTTTACAAACAGGTAATGTGGACAAGATCATGTCCTGTGTCCATGTCATGACTACAGATGTTGCGGCTGTGCTTTCGAGCCACACCATGTCTCtgacatttaataaacataCGGCTCTGAAACTGAGTTTCTGCAAAATATTGATTGTTAGATTTCAAGTTgcctaaaatgttttcatcatttattatcTCTTCACAAAACATAACTGCCTGATGTTTGACTTTGTGTGCTTTTGAGCTGTCTTTGAACATTAAACAAGAATAGTGACTTAATGACTAAGATATGGATCTAATTTGATTTATGAGTTTGTGCtaatagacattttaaagaaccacaagatcagattttaaaataaaaatcactttatgcaaaaaaatacaacaatctTATAATAATTAACTGAATGTACTTCTTTACAGCAACAGTTCTGGGCGTAGAGGTTTGCAGcaacaaaggaaaggaaagaaaaacagcaccTGTTACAGTGCTGATAAGCAGCCATTAACAGCCAGCCAGCAGCAGCCGGGGCCTACGTGACGAAAAGAGGCCCATTGAACTGCACAGTCCCTCCCCTGGCCATCATCAGTGTCACAAAGTCTCCCGTGACTGGCtgaacaaaaacaccaaaagtGTCGAAGTCCCAGCCAGCCATCTGGGATATGAAGCACTGCCTCTTAAAGGGAAAGCGCGTGTGTCTAAACGTGTGGAAGTTTTACCACGGCAGTGAAACTAGTGACTCAGCGTGACGACACTCACAGAAAACGCTTCAGGAAAACTGTTGATTGTCTGGTTTTTCGGGCAGATGAGGAAGTTAACTGAaaactttaaaatcttttgtttttatctgtacATGTACTACCATACTTCTTTTAAGGAATActacccccctccccccaaaacaTTTCCCCTGACAAGGCTCATCCATATTGAATTCCAATTGATTCTAACAGCATTGtggccaataaaaaaaatggggtAAGTGAAGTAGGACAGCATTCAGGCTGGGGCCCGGAGGCCACCTGTATGCACCCACAGGATAATAACACCCCCCTCCGTTTCTCCCCCCACATCTTATCGCAGACAGCTGTATACTGCTGAGCTAATGGAGGGGCTGGCACTCATGAAAGAGCACAAGGGGCTGGATGCTCTTTCAGCCACAGACTGACGCACAAAGGTTGCTACCTACAAACCCTGGAGCAGCTGGGAAAGGCTCAGCAGGGCCTATTCTTAAAATTGAGGGCaccgaggaggaggaggagggagggaaggggatggaaaatggaaaagtaaGCAGACAAGCGTGCGCTTAGCATAAAGCGTTTAACGAATGAGGGTTGTTTATTCATTACAGCTGACCTCGAACACTAGAAATACATTAAGTAGGCTGATTTTGGCCCGTATGTCGACATGTTATCTATTTTCCATTTGAAGGCTTTTTCTGGTTAAGCGTCTGCCGATAACACAGGAAGAACTGAAACCCTGCCAACTACAATTATGTAACCATCAGTTTCAATCAGGTCATCTGGGTGAATTTGTCCACTTCTCCTTGcttaacaaaaacaagagaAGTTAGGCACAAAGCTTTCCAGGATACAGACACAATAGTCGGGGGCTGTAATGTTTCCAAGCACAAAAAATAACTCTGGCTGGCCTAGTTCACTGGCAGGCCCACTGGGTACTACCACacactcatttttgttttcacacatgTGCCTCAGCCTCAAAATGGAACTTGTTTGTCAAAACAACAGCGTTATAAAATGTACCTTAAACCTTCATGACACATGGCAATTTAAGCCTAATAATTTACAGCATGTTGACATAAGTCATGCTTAGGTTTACTACATACAGTGCGGGATACCATTGTTTCCATGGATTTCTTCCATTTCCTGGCCGATTATGCTGCACGGCCTCCATTTTTCATGTCCTCCTATAGGCGCCCACCACAACACCCCTCCCCCACACGCAGGCCTCATCGCCGAGTCCATTCAGCTCCAACTTTTGTCTGTTTACAAACACTACCACCGATCTCAacttctctttttaatttttcactttaaatatcaatttcacgaaaataaaaacaaacaatcaacaTGACCCTAACAGATTTAACACTAGCTCTATTAATTaaccacattttttattttattaaactgtTCTATTAACTTAAAAAcctaaacacataaataataacaaagtaAGTAGCATGCACTAAAACTAATATATTACTTTTGCGGTTGTTTTCCCTAAGCTTCACTGGGGAGTTTACAAACCAAATACATCTACAAACAAAGGCTTGTTTTTAGTGAGCGAGGCCCTCATATAGGAAATGTAGGTCATTTGCTGGAGTGTGGCAGATGTATGGCAGCTTTAGTCCTGATACTAGAATTTGTTCAGAGCTCAAAATCAGACACAACCCCCCTGCAGTACTGATCCGTAAAATCTCCCTTAGTAGACAATAATATTACAAGTACAGTAGCAAATTCCTGGAAAATAAATTGACTTAAAGCATTGATTTGTCCTTCAATCATTGtgggtgttgtgtgtgtgtgtgtgctctttcaGTGAGCAGGAGATCTGGTAATATATGTAATccaaaaaaacaattgcaaGTTATGTGTAAGGAGGTCATAAACCGACCACAAACACTAAACTGTTTGTTTCGGGCTATTATATAAAATCGTTGTGATCCTAGTGGTAATAAACGAGCCCTGATCAGacactgttattattattaacccATTACTTCTGATGCATTACGTAATTGAGCAGGCACCAACTCACTCGGGGCTGTTTGGAGCTCTATCAACCGAAGCGCACTTCCTTGTTTAAGCCAAGCGTCTCTTTCgaccctcctcctcttcctccaaaCAAAGTATAAAATTAACCtttaatcaaattgtgtggggctttttttttttaaattttattctaaatatcCGATTGTGTTAATTGTATTGGACTCGCTGTGTTTTTGTACGTTGACGCTTTTCCTTCCCAGACGTGCGCAAACACTGGTGCGCGATGGGAGCGCTGATAGTGATACTTGGGGAGAACAAAGAAAGGCTTCTTCAGAACCGTTCTCAGGCCGTTTACAACCCAGACTTGGGCTTTATTTGATAAAACAGAACCTACACTTAGCATGTGTAGTTATAGCTTGAGCTGTGATACATCTTTGTGTTGTTCTCTGAGCGTAAATGGCGAATTTTCTGCTTTCCTTACCTGCCAAGATGTCCTGTAAGCTTTGGCTGAATGTTTGGACCTGTCGATCGTTTACGTGTCCTTTTACCCTCAGAAATCTCGTCAGAAATCCGACGGCGGCGTTGATCTCTGGTTTCATCGTTCCCCGGGCACAAAGGGTATGCATTGAGAAAGGCAACGACGACGATCCGTGCGCTTTGGGTGTTTTTGTCACTACGTGTTTGTCCGAGTGTTAGTCTTTCTCCCCACGTCTGAGCAGCGATCCGTGTCTGATAGCGATGGTGTTGTTTCTCTTGGCATTTATTAGTCGAGGTAGAGGGAAGTGCTTTTTTCCGAGTCCGTGTGCGAGGACGAGTACAGTGTTGGGAAACAGACGCCTGTTGTTGGTAAATACAGAGGGTTGGAGAGTCCCTCAATGCCACGCTCACCCAACCCCCGCTAGTCACTTTCTTCCTCCAGAGTGAAGCTCCCACAGAGGGGGAACGGGCTTTTATAGCGCAAACGCTGGCTGctacagcaacaacagctgTCCAATCACGTCTCTGATACCGTCTGACGAGCCCCGTAAAGGAGGAGAGCAAGCGCTCACGTCACCGCTCTGAAAATAAACAGTGGTAGACTGCATGAAACCGCGCTGCGTTCACAGGCCACCAGAAATACGAACAGCCACAAGAGAAAAGGAACCTaagtaaacaacaacaaagaaaagaaaagataaataatCTCATGTGATCTTGTTTGCAGAAGTTGAATTCCTAATAATAAGGAAACAAACTACCATCACGTTGCCTAAAACGAGGCtatagtcaagtcaagtcaagtggctttttattgtcatttctactatacacagtggtacacagtacacagtagaaacgagataacgttcctccaagaaccaaggtgctacgaacaacacaagctatagtaaagaagaagaattttgaAACAACACATTGCAAAAATATAGTATTGTAGGACTAGAGAGTGTTTGATGTACTttgaaacaacattaaaatcttttttacctttttaaatgtttgcaggtgcatttcactttaatttttttattttattttttggaaagcTGTTTGAATCACATTTGGTGTTTGAAGTGTGTTCTACAGATAAACGTGCCCTCTATAGATACTGGTATAAATAAACGTAACAAATGAGATTAAGAAAAATTCAGACCGTCTTAAAAGATGTATcccacatttataaaaacagaaagatttaAGTGTCCTTCAGGAATAGCTCTGATGTAATTGTGACTAGTTCTATTGAGATTTAATTTTACCTCCCAAACACTTATGGGGAGGGTTGTAGCACCCCGTTCTACATTTTAAGCTTTTCAGTGCCCAAACAATTTGGGAACCGACTTAACAATCCTCACAGCAGCATAGAGGAGTGCTTTTCAGCAGGTCGTCCTGCTGGCTTAGGAGTTTAACATGCTGACCAGCTCCAGACCTTTGTGTCACGTAGTCCCCCGTCCCCGTTTCTGTCGGAACTCTCTGCTGTCTCCTATCTAATACAGGCAAAAGTTCCCCCCCATTATATGTACAAATGTAAACCCACTCTTCGGTTTAGTTAATGCAGTGCCTCCCAGTttgaattattgttattgttagttTTTGGGCCTCATCAAAACCTACAGTAGCCAACCTTTTCGTGAAATCCACTCATGTGCAAAATGGCAACTGTTCATGTctgctttatttaacatttcaaataatttccaTAACTCATTAAGAACCAATCTTCCAGTTCATTGGAAAATCCTGATTTACCAAATTTGGACATACATGGTTTTTTACTGGAGGGTATGGAAGGTTAGTAAACAACATGTGGGTCCCAAGGATATTAGGTTCTTTTATGGTACAGTGTgttcaaagatttttttttctcggCTTATTTTAAGGACAACTCTCGGTAGGCAGGCTCAAGAagaggtgtctgtgtgtgtttgtgtgtgtgtgtgtgctacacagacaggaagagagagcaAGACTGTTCACATTACTTCAATTCAGTATATCACCTCATGCCTGCTTCTGTATTTTCACTCTGTCTTTCAGCATTTGTGTGTCGGTGAAGGTGCACACATCAGTCTACACATGTGAAATGGGAAGTTTCTCAgttgacaacaacaaaaaaagtacGTTTGTGTGCTGTTAAACACAGAGGAGGCCAGGTTTCTTTTCAGAGGCCAGTCCCTACGTGGTGATTAAAATCAATGGAAAAGTACAGGCTGCTGCTGTCTTTGGTGCAGACACAGTTTGTAATAATCTGTTGAGTGCTCCAATCATGAAGCAATCAAACAGACCAGGACCACACGGATCTGATTTGGTTCAACCACTGACCTAAAGGtgtatgaaaacacacatgaaatgtAGACCTGAGCAGCATAACAATCAGTGTAAAAGTGATTGAGCTGCTGGCATTGACACTAAGGTCCCATGAGTATTTTATGTCTAAATCAAAAAACTGATGTGATGCTACTTTGCATgcactgtgtttatttgtgtctaTTACACACTGGAggtttttcagtttctgtttttctgtttaacatgcaaaataaattgtgttaCATACTTTACAACTGAGGGTCTGTTTttgaatttctgttttcattataATAAGATAATAATTGCTGtggtctttatttaaaatgttccttcCTTCCCCCTCTCAGTTCTACATGGCTTTGAGTTTGGTaatattaaaattgtattaGATGTTGTGTGCCtgtaatttgatttttatttcaggtgTCTGGTTGTGAGATGCTtctttttggatgttttgtgactgcttttgtttaatttgtatccattttcagttgttttgcGTCaccttttggacattttgtgagtgttttgtgtgtgggtctatttttataacattttgaaTCTgtcttttgcattttcttttcaaacatttgtgcctgttttgatttatttagcCTGTGGTTGTTCTGCATCTCTTGTTGTGGTATTTTTGTGCCATTTAGCTTACcagtgaaaaaaacagaaagtataAACAGCAACTTCACAGGCTCTGGCCCATGGGCCTGTGCTGATAGGCCTCTTCTTTTTTGCTGTTAAGGTTCAgttttgataaaaaataaaattaaaagatctCTACTTCAATTGGCCTCCTATAACCTGTGACTCACTTCCTGTTCATGATAATTACAGGTCTTCTCATAGACAAGAACACTCAAATAATATACACGTTTATACATGTGTAAACCCCCACCTCTTTACCACACACAATCCTAGTCACAGTTTCACTTATAGTCACACAGTACCTTGCTTTTTTCTGAAATAGCGCAGGGTTTCGGTATGTTACAGGACATAACCCTATGCTGCCTAATTTGTTGCGCATGTGTGGTTCATCAGTgttgaga from Channa argus isolate prfri chromosome 21, Channa argus male v1.0, whole genome shotgun sequence carries:
- the btg1 gene encoding protein BTG1, producing the protein MHTLCARGTMKPEINAAVGFLTRFLRVKGHVNDRQVQTFSQSLQDILAEQYKHHWFPDRPCKGSGYRCIRINHKMDPLVWQAGQRIGLTIQQLYLLLPSELTLWVDPFEVSYRIGEDGSICVLYESQPGPVVMPASASASSPSGNSGSMNPMVDSHISCKEELMVLARASPSKAYNMMTVSS